The following proteins come from a genomic window of Miscanthus floridulus cultivar M001 chromosome 2, ASM1932011v1, whole genome shotgun sequence:
- the LOC136540919 gene encoding uncharacterized protein: MARKRKATFVDLPSSDCFDGHDDDELSLPLDSSDPDENDDSNYDDLVDSDDSFSLGHQSFNEALYKEYMKECSRLKSLKKKLLISLSHNVKKKKSDGRPKVGFSRFSVTTFCNVINSLSEDYKDVIRKYGFGSLLLFDKCSMPRNFVHWVARLVNYNSGDIVVDGKAISLTKEVVHLVLDLPFGGSPFPADYTAGKLYLLSRFGKDNVPPISFFSKALVSMKEMSDDDMFVCFIIIAMSTFLCPNSSVVPCHKFFGIFEDLDKIRSYDLCGYILSWWLEYIKLFN, translated from the exons ATGGCTAGGAAAAGGAAGGCTACCTTTGTGGACCTTCCAAGTAGCGATTGTTTTGATggtcatgatgatgatgagttgtcTTTGCCTCTTGATTCTTCTGACCCTGATGAAAATGATGACTCCaattatgatgatcttgttgatTCAGAT GATTCATTTTCTCTTGGTCATCAATCTTTCAATGAAGCTTTGTACAAGGAGTATATGAAAGAA TGTTCTAGGCTAAAGTCTTTGAAGAAGAAGCTATTGATATCTTTGAGTCATAAT GTCAAAAAGAAGAAGTCTGATGGTAGACCTAAAGTTGGTTTCTCAAGATTTTCTGTCACAACGTTCTGTAATGTGATAAATTCTCTTTCTGAAGACTATAAAGATGTGATTCGGAAGTATGGATTTGGTTCTCTTCTCTTGTTTGATAAATGTTCTATGCCTAGAAATTTTGTTCATTGGGTTGCTCGCCTTGTGAACTATAACTCTGGTGATATAGTTGTTGATGGCAAGGCTATTTCTCTCACTAAGGAGGTTGTTCACTTGGTTCTTGACCTTCCATTTGGTGGATCTCCTTTTCCTGCTGATTATACAGCTGGCAAGCTTTATTTGCTGTCAAGATTTGGGAAGGATAATGTTCCTCCAATCAGTTTCTTTTCTAAGGCTCTTGTTTctatgaaagaaatgtctgacGATGATATGTTTGTTTGCTTCATTATCATTGCGATGAGTACTTTCCTTTGTCCTAATTCTTCTGTGGTTCCTTGTCACAAATTTTTTGGCATCTTTGAAGACCTTGATAAGATTCGATCTTATGACTTGTGTGGATATATCCTATCTTGGTGGCTTGAGTATATCAAGTTATTCAATTAG